Proteins encoded together in one Polypterus senegalus isolate Bchr_013 chromosome 16, ASM1683550v1, whole genome shotgun sequence window:
- the erlec1 gene encoding endoplasmic reticulum lectin 1 isoform X1 has protein sequence MCRVFAVFWGLFAVWDNAAAGRGAASSLTDDIPFKIHWPGDQFTLPTSGILYKEDDFVIMTTADKEKYKCMLPSLASGDENEDKVYSGPSPANLLNPLFKQSSCSYRIESYWTYEVCHGRHVRQYHEEKETGQKINIQEYYLGNMKKQSEKPGVESEQKEEDKDPENSQEYEKVASGIIPHKNIEGQLTPYYPVEMRNGTPCILKQNQPRSTTVMYVCHPDAKHEILSIAEVTTCEYEVVVLTPLLCNHPKYRFQSSPVNDIFCKSMQGSPLQPQSLTRLNQEQEELLKPLFGFSKEREEDVTAFREERFTSHKPISVGSQQQVTVGTTHISKLTDEQLIKEFLSGSYCLHGGVGWWKYEFCYGKYVHQYHEDKEIGKTIVVVGTWNKEEHNSWAKKNIARSYQLKEDGLQKVKVVSHFYGHGDVCDLTGKSRQVIVKLKCKESESPHAVTIYMLEPQTCQYILGVESPVICKILDTADEIGILSVPS, from the exons ATGTGTCGTGTGTTCGCTGTGTTTTGGGGTCTCTTTGCAGTTTGGGACAATGCTGCCGCTGGTAGGGGTGCAGCTTCCTCGTTGACTGATGACATCCCATTCAAGATTCACTGGCCAGGAGATCAATTCACTTTG cCCACATCTGGGATCCTCTATAAAGAAGATGACTTTGTTATTATGACAACAgctgataaagaaaaatataagtgtATGCTTCCATCACTGGCCAGTGGAGATGAA AATGAAGATAAGGTGTACAGTGGCCCAAGTCCTGCTAATCTCTTAAACCCTCTTTTTAAGCAAAGCAGTTGTTCATACAGA ATAGAATCTTATTGGACCTATGAAGTTTGCCATGGGAGGCATGTACggcagtatcatgaagaaaaagAGACCGGGCAG aaaataaatattcagGAATATTATTTAGGAAACATGAAGAAACAATCTGAAAAACCTG GAGTGGAGTCAgaacaaaaagaagaagataaagatCCAGAAAATTCCCAAGAGTATGAAAAAGTGGCAAGTGGGATT ATTCCACACAAAAATATTGAAGGTCAGCTAACTCCATATTATCCAGTTGAAATGCGGAATGGAACACCATGCATTCTGAAACAGAATCAGCCAAGATCTACCACAGTCATGTATGTTTGTCACCCTGATGCTAAACATGAGATCCTTTCAATTGCTGAAGTAACAACTTGTGAATATGAGGTGGTTGTGCTTACCCCACTATTGTGTAATCATCCTAAATACag ATTTCAATCATCTCCAGTAAATGATATCTTTTGCAAGTCAATGCAAGGTTCCCCACTACAACCACAGAGTTTGACACGGTTAAATCAAGAGCAGGAAGAGCTGTTGAAGCCATTGTTTGGGTTTAGCAAAGAGAGAGAG GAGGATGTGACTGCATTTAGGGAAGAAAGATTTACCAGTCACAAACCTATCAGTGTTGGGAGTCAGCAGCAAGTAACTGTTGGGACAACTCATATCTCCAAGTTGACTGATGAGCAACTGATCAAAGAGTTTCTCAGTGGTTCTTATTGTCTTCATGGG ggtGTAGGATGGTGGAAGTATGAATTCTGTTATGGAAAATATGTTCATCAGTATCATGAG GATAAAGAAATCGGAAAAACCATTGTGGTTGTAGGGACTTGGAATAAAGAAGAACATAATTCATGggccaaaaaaaacattgctagaTCGTATCAGTTAAAGGAGGATGGTTTACAAAAAGTAAA agtTGTGTCACATTTCTATGGGCATGGAGATGTCTGTGACCTGACAGGAAAATCCAGACAAGTTATTGTAAAGTTAAA GTGCAAAGAGTCAGAATCCCCGCATGCCGTTACCATCTACATGCTTGAGCCTCAGACCTGCCAGTACATTCTTGGA
- the erlec1 gene encoding endoplasmic reticulum lectin 1 isoform X2: MCRVFAVFWGLFAVWDNAAAGRGAASSLTDDIPFKIHWPGDQFTLPTSGILYKEDDFVIMTTADKEKYKCMLPSLASGDENEDKVYSGPSPANLLNPLFKQSSCSYRIESYWTYEVCHGRHVRQYHEEKETGQKINIQEYYLGNMKKQSEKPGVESEQKEEDKDPENSQEYEKVIPHKNIEGQLTPYYPVEMRNGTPCILKQNQPRSTTVMYVCHPDAKHEILSIAEVTTCEYEVVVLTPLLCNHPKYRFQSSPVNDIFCKSMQGSPLQPQSLTRLNQEQEELLKPLFGFSKEREEDVTAFREERFTSHKPISVGSQQQVTVGTTHISKLTDEQLIKEFLSGSYCLHGGVGWWKYEFCYGKYVHQYHEDKEIGKTIVVVGTWNKEEHNSWAKKNIARSYQLKEDGLQKVKVVSHFYGHGDVCDLTGKSRQVIVKLKCKESESPHAVTIYMLEPQTCQYILGVESPVICKILDTADEIGILSVPS, translated from the exons ATGTGTCGTGTGTTCGCTGTGTTTTGGGGTCTCTTTGCAGTTTGGGACAATGCTGCCGCTGGTAGGGGTGCAGCTTCCTCGTTGACTGATGACATCCCATTCAAGATTCACTGGCCAGGAGATCAATTCACTTTG cCCACATCTGGGATCCTCTATAAAGAAGATGACTTTGTTATTATGACAACAgctgataaagaaaaatataagtgtATGCTTCCATCACTGGCCAGTGGAGATGAA AATGAAGATAAGGTGTACAGTGGCCCAAGTCCTGCTAATCTCTTAAACCCTCTTTTTAAGCAAAGCAGTTGTTCATACAGA ATAGAATCTTATTGGACCTATGAAGTTTGCCATGGGAGGCATGTACggcagtatcatgaagaaaaagAGACCGGGCAG aaaataaatattcagGAATATTATTTAGGAAACATGAAGAAACAATCTGAAAAACCTG GAGTGGAGTCAgaacaaaaagaagaagataaagatCCAGAAAATTCCCAAGAGTATGAAAAAGTG ATTCCACACAAAAATATTGAAGGTCAGCTAACTCCATATTATCCAGTTGAAATGCGGAATGGAACACCATGCATTCTGAAACAGAATCAGCCAAGATCTACCACAGTCATGTATGTTTGTCACCCTGATGCTAAACATGAGATCCTTTCAATTGCTGAAGTAACAACTTGTGAATATGAGGTGGTTGTGCTTACCCCACTATTGTGTAATCATCCTAAATACag ATTTCAATCATCTCCAGTAAATGATATCTTTTGCAAGTCAATGCAAGGTTCCCCACTACAACCACAGAGTTTGACACGGTTAAATCAAGAGCAGGAAGAGCTGTTGAAGCCATTGTTTGGGTTTAGCAAAGAGAGAGAG GAGGATGTGACTGCATTTAGGGAAGAAAGATTTACCAGTCACAAACCTATCAGTGTTGGGAGTCAGCAGCAAGTAACTGTTGGGACAACTCATATCTCCAAGTTGACTGATGAGCAACTGATCAAAGAGTTTCTCAGTGGTTCTTATTGTCTTCATGGG ggtGTAGGATGGTGGAAGTATGAATTCTGTTATGGAAAATATGTTCATCAGTATCATGAG GATAAAGAAATCGGAAAAACCATTGTGGTTGTAGGGACTTGGAATAAAGAAGAACATAATTCATGggccaaaaaaaacattgctagaTCGTATCAGTTAAAGGAGGATGGTTTACAAAAAGTAAA agtTGTGTCACATTTCTATGGGCATGGAGATGTCTGTGACCTGACAGGAAAATCCAGACAAGTTATTGTAAAGTTAAA GTGCAAAGAGTCAGAATCCCCGCATGCCGTTACCATCTACATGCTTGAGCCTCAGACCTGCCAGTACATTCTTGGA